Sequence from the Amaranthus tricolor cultivar Red isolate AtriRed21 chromosome 1, ASM2621246v1, whole genome shotgun sequence genome:
AGTAAGCATATAATTAGCATTCATATGATATCAACTTATGTGTAGTTATACCAAGATATCTCTGCTTCCATTTGAtctttaagtaattattttcacAAAGTTCAATCCGTAAGTACTCAAAAGACTTCAACATTGTACCGGTTTTGTTGTATCAATACAATTCAATGTGTTTTGCATTTGTGGTTGGAGTGGCATGTCAAGGAACTTAGATAAGGTACTAATATAGGCGTATAAATGGGTTATCAAAATTACAACGTTTAGCTTTGTGAGAATGTATTACTTAGAACCACATTATAATCATTAACTTCGTCTTGATTTATTAATCAAGTCTATTGACCAAATTGATTAAATAGATATGGAAAATTACTAAAAGAATATTGATAGGAAATTGCTTAGAAAATTTGACGGGGAATTACTAATGTTAAAAGATTTAGTTTACCATAGTCCATACTCCATAATACAAGAAAAATTGACGACGTTACATTTATAGATGGTATCTCTTAGGAAAACAAGAGGCAAAGCAATGACTTGTTGAAAAATATGAGTGACATGGAGTATCATGTTATTAAACCATAAAGATAATGGACCAAATAATGCTCTGCCCAACACTATGATTCACCATTCAACATCGTGCTTGATGGCAACGGGCTAACCAGCTCTGCTAGTGCTATGTTGTCTGTTCTAGTCTTATTGTATCATACTATTTTGGAACAGGGGTAATGGTGTAACAGTTGTGCCAGTTGATTCCTTAGGAGTTGTATTTGAATGATCTGACATGAATTTGCTACAATCTGCTTGTACTGGACTATGGTTTAATGATTCTCTGGAATTGCGTCTGCAgatttttcgattttgtagATCCAAATGTCATAAGAACTTCAAAATGAAGAGGAATCCTCGAAAGGTCAAATGGACCAAAGCCTATCGCAGATTGCACGGAAAGGATATGACTCAGGTATAGAGCTTCAGCATAGACCATTTAGTGATAATGAAATAATATTAGTTCTGTACATACATTGTTTTAATGCTGTTGTAATCCGCCTTCGTTCTTTTGTGTTTCTAGGACTCTACTTTTGAGTTTGAGAGAAAGCGAAATAGGCCAGAAAGATATGACCGAACTCTTGCTGAGAATACATTGAAGGCAATCAAGATTATCGACAAGGTCAAAAATACCAGAGAGAAGCGTCATATTGAGAAGAGGTCAGTTTCTGTCTCCATATAGCAATAGCTACTTAAGCGACCAATTTAGATTTTACATTCTTTTGGCGAATATTAACTGTTTTGGGTTTGTAATTGTGACTATTTTACAGATTGAAGCCGGACAGACGTAGAGAAAATTTGAAAGCACGAAAAGAGCTGAATATGAGCATCGATATGATCAAGGCCCCCAGTGTCCAAATACAAGAGCCTTCTCTCACCCTACCCAAGATCAAAGTCAAAACTTCAGAGCCACAAGAAGAAAATCGTGCTATGGAAGAGTGATTGCAAGTATGGATATAGTCATTTACATACCGTGCTTCGATTTGGTAGTAGCTTTTATAGATCTTGTTATGCCCTATGCATTATGGATCTGTAGGTTTTGCGGTGAGTGATTGCTTTCGTTCTGTTTCATCACAAACAAGCATGATGTTGAACATGTTTAGTagtttttttagttaaattacATGGAATTGTCATTAGCATtctcataatttatttaatatcaataaccGAACATATCATTTATAGAAGAGGTTGGTTGATCAATGGTAATTCGCTATCTCTCTATTCTCCTAATAACCAAAAATAGATTTATACAAGAATTGTGTATttctcgaaaaaaaaaaaaaaaaaaagaatacgtGGAATAAGGGCATCAATTTTCTCACGTCAAGCAAGAAAAAATTTTTACTACTTAAGACCTTGTGGTCGTGGATCTTTACATAGACATAGCCTTCAAAAGAGGTTAAAGGAAGCTCGAGAATAATTATGTCGAGGAAATTTTCATACTACTATTAATGGATGTGGCTAATTACTTGGTTAATAATGTCGTATCAAATGTCTAATATATCTACATGTAATCAATGTCGTACTCTCTTCGTTCTTTTTGGTTCTTCTCGTTTATTTTTTCACAGTTTTCAACGTAAACtttaaaccttaatatctctaaatacgcaaaatacaatattataaaaaatacataataaaaaagtatacattaagacgaatctaacgagatctcacataaatatattttatcttctaaatgtgactcaaaaacattaattaaatttctctccttAAAATAAAACATTCCAAATGGGAAAAACATTAGCAAACGGaaagaatatttatttatttctaccATGTAAACTAGAATTGATATCTTCGTTTAAAGTTGCTCAAAACTATCAATAATGTCATTATCTTACATCTAAACAATGTCATTTGTTACAAAGTATGGTTATAAAAATAGAAACAATCTTGTGAGAGAAATTCTCATATAAAACCCTCTTTCATCAAAGTCAACTAAGTGTACCAAATTGCCTTCTCGTTGGATTTTTAGCCATGGCAAAATCCCCACGCTTGAAAAATTGTCAACCCCATACGATCACATTCATTTtgataaaaaacctaaaaaagagaaattaatttcattacaaattcaatttaaataaatacTTCCTCTATCCACCAATTTTGCCTTGATAGTAACAATTGGttggaaaattaagaaaaataaagtcagctaaaataaacatataaattaaatgagttgataaaaattttaaaaagtttaaatcataactaaaaataaaaataaataaatttaataagacaaaataaaaggaaaatttagACAAATTTCATAGATTCAAAGTCAAAACTTAAACAATTATGGGGTGTAGGATCATTCCTATTACACGTGCCATCCTACCACGTCTACGGTTTAAAGTTAGTGAATATATAATAAACGTTAAATGAAACAAGTAACTAATCAATTAGTATACACATAACACAATATAAAGACGAGGGACAATTTCATCGACGATATAAGCTGATTCTGTTCACCATATTTTGCGCAATCTTAGATCCCCTCTCAGTATGTGGATTCTGTTCACCATATCTTGTGCAATCTTCACTTGCTAATGCTATTATCCTCGACTTTAGCTGCACAATCTGTAATCTGAATAAATCTACAAACAGCAAATTCTTCAACTATGTGTGCTCACCTTGCCATCTGCACTATGCAAGAAAGAAGCAATCAATGACTTGAAACAATGACAAGCACAAAAAAAGCAATCAGAAATATCACTTTCCATTATATGTGAAAAGTAAACATGCCTTAGACGACCTAATACCATACTAAATCTGGAAAATCTAAAATTTGGAAATATGAAGTTGAGAATTGATTGAGATTAGCTCAGACAATCAGAGTGATCTTTTCACTCCTTAGGGTCTGTCTGGATTTGGTGAATTAAGGGGTAAAAAGTAGCCTATTAAATTTTTTGGGCTAGACCGAATGATTGAATTGTTGAGGTTAAATATTTACCCTACCTCCACCTAGAGTAAAAAAGTACGGGGTATTCTTTCACTCTTCTCTCTTAATAGTATTACTCATACGACTAGTATTATTCATACATGCCTTTCAGCCTCTTTGGACTGAACTCCTTCCATGTCTAACCTTACCAAAAATATGGTGGTGATctgaagaaaaaggaaaattttctaTACATGCATCCTCTGCTTCCCTTCAATTAGCTTCTATTACACTACTACTCTTGCCGCCATTGTTAGGGCTTGGAGTTTTGTTGTTTCTAAGCTCAAAATCTTCCTATATACTTTGATTAGGGTTACTATCatcttttttctttgttaaattagTAATTTGTGGTGAccttttggtaaaaattatcATTGATTGCTAGATTTTTTTGGTGCTGAGCATTTGTGCATATGTGATTTAGTTCTAGGTTGTTTATCTTCGTTTTCTAAACAAAGGAACAATTAGATCCAAATGAGATTTTAGTGTGGTGCCAGTTTTACTCTAGATTATCAGTCTTGTTCACCATAGTTGTACAGTGGTGGTTGGGCGGCTATCTCTAATGAGATGATAAGAAAATCAGATTACAATCGCAAGTTTCATGAGATAGTGAAGTCTAAAAATATTTTGTGGAAAAATTTGCCAAACCATCTTATATTTCTTCCATGTAATTGTTTTCTTCCTTAAATGTTCACCTATACTTTTTTACCCATAAATTCTTTACCCCATAACTAGTAATGGGAATCCAGGCGTGCCCTCAGATGAATTATCACACTTACAACTTACAAGCAACCATACCTTTCTCTCTCCATCCAACAATAAAATGTCATTAACTGACTCTGACATTCAACCGCATCTTTATTTCCTAAACTGATTTGCCTTCTAGGGGTTAGCTAGTTAACCATGTTTCAAATAAGTCATGAGGATATGAAGTTGTTATGATCTGACTACCGTTCAGAAGCAACAGAAAAGAGGTAAGAAACAGATAGAAGAGAGGAACAAATGCAGAGTTATAGAAAAGAAAAGCAGAATTCAGCttagattttttttcctttaactTCTAGAATACACGTGCTTAATGCTGGGTACCTCTCCTTCATGACAGATGCTTTCGATACATCATTACATCCAGTGTCACAGGATTGGCTGATATTCAAGCTTTAGATGGTTCAAGCAGTCTATACACTTCTTACAGGTGAATAAACACATTTGTGTTTAAGCTATCCCTACCCATGATCTATTTATAGTGTGAGGTACATATGACTCCACTACCTCCTCCAAATCACTACACTTAACCAACTCCAATATTTGACCACATTTTGAGAACAGGTCAGTTGGAACAAGTACCATTTTTCACAAGTAAGCTGATGGGTTTAACTCTCACCTAATCCTCCAAATCTCTCGGGCTACcctatgataaaaattaaataaacattttgcTGCATTTTTGTTTCCTGAACCAATCAGCCCTTCTAGCGAATGGCTTGTATACAACAACTCTGATAGGTCTAAAGATAGGACTTATACAAACAATCGTGATTTGTTATAGTAAACACAAGTGTCTACTTCTAAGGTAGTTCTTATTGATTGTTTACTAAATCCATCAGAAATCACAAAACACTCAAAAGTCCAGAAATCAAAGAGAAGACTTGTAATGGACATCAAGTCTCAGATAAAACCTCAACAAAAATCAAGTACTATTGAGCTTCTCTGTTTGTCTTAAGAGTACTAACTGAACAGCAAGCAGCTTCggaggaaaaaaaatgaaacaaaaaaatctttaaCCTGAGAGTTAAGATTATAAAAAACTTGAGCAGTACAGGCAAGCATGCTGGACTGGACAATTTCATAATGCTCCTACCAAAGTTTCAAGTATTATTGAGCTTATCTGTTTGTCTTGACAGTATTAACTAATGCAAACAGCTtggaagaaataaaaaattcttaCCTTGAGAGTGAGGAtatcataaacttggacaacacAGGCAAGAATACAGGACTTGACCATTTCACATCACCCTCACCCCCTTGAAGATAGTAACTGATAGCTTCAACATTCTGAAACACGGTATCTTCTACCACAAAATTCAGCTAAAACAATAAATTTCCAAAGCATATTTTCAACCTCCTCCCACCCCTTCACCCAAAAAAAATCCCAACATATCCCTAAGTCCGACTGATATACCAAAAATCAATTCTTTGTACAAAATGTAGTCTTCAAGTAGCAAATAGCAAACCAATTCATCATAGCCTTAAGGCCCAAATATAATACTCGCTCCTATCCACTTCaagtgtctcatttgcttttgcACGCTTGTCACTAATTTAatgcttaatatttttaattgttcataaaaactataaaaagttaatattaataaaaattacattaagacgaatcaaacaagatccgaCTTGACAATgctttaacttataaattaaaaataaaatagaaagagTGATAGTGCAAAGTTCCAAATGGGACACATGAAGTGGATAAGAGGGAGACGGGAGtacataaaaggaaaaataggtggAAAAATTTCCCCTTGCAGATTTTGCTCATCCACTAAATCTCAATAAGAAATTGATAGTACTCAATGACCTAAAGTTCAGATATTTCTCATCCAGAATGTATCTATTGATGAAAGTGTATAGGCGATGCACAATTAACTCATATATTTGCGATACAAATGCACTCATTGGGTCACATTATTCAATTAAGATAGCACAAAAATTTGTCGGAAACACTTAACCTATTGAGTAGTATCCTCAGAGAACCTAGCGTCAAAAGGAGTAGAAGGGTTTGGGTGTGAAGATCCAACGTTCTTTCCAGAACCTTGCTGCAATTCAATCACAAGCCATCTCACTGCTTTACTCATTTGTTCTAGCCTAACAGCACTTATGGGAGGAAGACTAGCAACAGGCTGACCAGGCTTTCCAGCCACTGAACCAGTTGCCTCATCCACCAAGCACTCTGACCCTATTCTCTGCTTCACCGACTCCACAAACTCCTCCGCTTGATCACAAGCAACCCTAAAAAGTTCCCAACGCTGTTTCAAGTTCTCAAGGGCAACATCTGTAGCTTTTGTTTTCTGACTTCCTGCTGCTTCTCTTGCTAGTAGGACCCCAGCCGCAGCAGCCATAAAATCCTGATAAGCATTATTTAGGGCATCTACAATATTGTCCATTCGCACAATTAACCTGAAAACATGCacaaaatatccaatacacATGAGAAGATGACTATACCAATCAGCCAAGTGCCTGATCACATTAATTGCAACCTGTTTTGCATGTAAATTTCATTTAACTTGTAAGATTAGATAGATTCATGCCGACATTATCTCAATTTGAAATATATGTAATAGCTGCGACTTAATATAACTAGTGGCTAATTGATTTGACTCAAATGACAAACCAGAAAAATGCAAGTTAATGTAAACAAAATGAATCTGCAGGAAGCACAACAAAAATGTAAGCACCAACCAAAAAGGCCCCATAGGCTTTCCTCCAAAGCATTAACTTTAGCAAACTTATGTACAGATggagaaaaaagaaaacaaacatTATAAAGCTACATCAaatcaataatattttaaaataacaggAATTCCAATTTTAAAGGGTGAAGTAGAAGAGATTACAGTGAACAGAAGAGAATGAAGTCACAAAATAGCATCTTAAAAGCTCGATTCAATTCAAGTAGATGACTATAGAATACAATTGTGTAGTGAATGCCCGAAATCATTGTT
This genomic interval carries:
- the LOC130800631 gene encoding probable ribosome biogenesis protein RLP24, whose translation is MRIETCWFCSSKIYPGHGIQFVRNDAKIFRFCRSKCHKNFKMKRNPRKVKWTKAYRRLHGKDMTQDSTFEFERKRNRPERYDRTLAENTLKAIKIIDKVKNTREKRHIEKRLKPDRRRENLKARKELNMSIDMIKAPSVQIQEPSLTLPKIKVKTSEPQEENRAMEE
- the LOC130823412 gene encoding mediator of RNA polymerase II transcription subunit 32-like, whose amino-acid sequence is MDNIVDALNNAYQDFMAAAAGVLLAREAAGSQKTKATDVALENLKQRWELFRVACDQAEEFVESVKQRIGSECLVDEATGSVAGKPGQPVASLPPISAVRLEQMSKAVRWLVIELQQGSGKNVGSSHPNPSTPFDARFSEDTTQ